ttaaaaataaaattaacaattaaaattaaaaagatgttaTAATAACGTAAAAGAgatgatataaaattaaatgtaaacaaacaatatatttaaaaagcaataattagaaaaataggaataagatttaaaaatacaatggaaaaaacaaattttaaatttgccGAAAACTCTAAGAATTCTACAATCGTAAAATAGATTTGTCAAAGTTAAAACAGATAcgaatgaaatatttaatgaaataaatataaatgtgtaaaatGCAAGGAAACTGAAAGTAATAAGCGACGCGAAACAAGAAAAAAACGTCAgggaaaagagaatttaaaaactgaCGACCAGCAATGAAAGCACGTCTTaacgtatttttattttctaggtgGAGACGTTTGGTAACTGAGAATCTTTTCAAGGAGGAGAATCCAAAAAGCCTTCTGCTGCTATCTAAGGCTGCTTAGCTCCACAGATCCGTGGGCAGCACGCCCAGAGTAGAGAGAACGCGGCAAAACCAACGCGAAGAATCCACTCCAGGCAGTCTGagaaacccgggaggtggcgccGCAGGCggagggcaggaggatggcgGCGTTCCAAAAGGCACTCGCTGTCACAGACCTCGGTGTCCTGCTGTCTGTCCCCGGGATGGGGAGGCCTGCACCAGGGAAGCTGCTGGAGCTTGAGTCTGTCGGGTTCCTCTGCCTGCCCCACCTCTTCTACGGGTGCCTCTTGCTGCTTCTGCGTCCCCGGCCAACTGAACTCAGTGGGCCTCGCTGTACTTGGTTCCAAGGTGCTCTGGACTCCAGGCAAGAGTCCGTTTTGCCAGTAGACTCCGGGCAGCCGCCAGCAAGGACTGGAAAGCAGTCCCAAATCACAGCTGTCCAATGAGTACTCTCCTAGTACCGGATACAAAGGAAGAGGCCACGGCCCACGATCTTCTGAACTCACAGTAGGTGGAGGCTGGGGCTCCGGCGCCACCTCTGAGGCATCCCAAGCCCGCTTCACACCGCCAAGAA
This window of the Nomascus leucogenys isolate Asia chromosome 6, Asia_NLE_v1, whole genome shotgun sequence genome carries:
- the LOC100584992 gene encoding annexin-2 receptor → MEQHFLGGVKRAWDASEVAPEPQPPPTVSSEDRGPWPLPLYPVLGEYSLDSCDLGLLSSPCWRLPGVYWQNGLLPGVQSTLEPSTARPTEFSWPGTQKQQEAPVEEVGQAEEPDRLKLQQLPWCRPPHPGDRQQDTEVCDSECLLERRHPPALRLRRHLPGFSDCLEWILRVGFAAFSLLWACCPRICGAKQP